The Phycisphaeraceae bacterium genome contains the following window.
AGCCACGAAGGGGTGCGGCGACTGCTTCAGCGCGAGTGTGCGGAAATCTTTGGTCAGGCAGGCCCTCCGTCGGCGCGTGAGCAGGAGTTCGCCTTTCGCGCCCTTCGCCGTGGCATCGAACCGGGGTTGATTGCGCAGCGTCTGGGCCGCCCGCGCACTGCGATTGTTCGGGCTGCCAACCAGCACAGGGCGCGAGCGCTTGCTCAGTGGAACCTTGACGGGCCGATGAGTGCGCAGTTCGAGCGCGAAGATGCCGATCAGATCTTTATGCCGCGCGACCGATCGGACACCGTTGCGGTACCCTTGATTCCGATTGATCTCCCTCGTTTCATCGAAGCGTGCCGGGCTTCGGTGACGCTTGAACGAGCGGCCGAGCACGCACAAGCGGCGGGCATGCACTTTTTGCGATGGCGTGCCCGGAGATTGATCGGCAAACTTGCAGCCATGAGTAACGCGCAGGCGGGAAAGATAGACGAAGCGGAGACAATGCTGCGAGAAGTTTCACAGATCAAGTCGGTACTGGCAGCATCGCAGCTTGGGTTGCTCCTGGCGACGGCCGAACGCCGAGTCGAAGGCCCGATTCAGACTTTGCCGGAAAAGAAGATTCAATGTCTCGTTGATGCGATGTTCGTCGCGTTGTGCGGCGCGATCGACGGGTTTGATCCATTTCATGGCGGTCGGCTGGCGGCTCGCACGGGCATGCTGATGGACCGGGAAGCTGCTGCCTACTTGCGGGCGCAGCACCCTGGGAAAGCGATCGAAGGGCGAGCGCGACGCACCCTAATTGCGCGCGATACCGATTCAATCGGCAGCCGTCTCGTGGATCCGTGGCAGGCAATGCTCGAAGCTGATCCACGCGTGGCAGTTGAGGCTGTCAATGGCACGTTTGACGGTGCCCAGATCCTCTGCCGACGTTTCGGGCTTGGAGGCCAGCGCCCGCGAACACTGGCCCAGATTGCGGTGCAACTCGGAACTCCCGTCATGCACGCAGCCCGCCTTGAGCGGTCTGCGGTGAGGCTTGCTCTGTCCAAGGCGAGATCGCGGATACGATGAACCATGTCGATGGCTCAGCAGGCTTCCATCATGCATGCGGAACTGATCGTGGGGATGGAAATCCACATTGAGCTCGCCACGCGCACCAAAATGTTCGCTCGCGCGGGCAACCCGGCGCACGAGGACTTTGCTGACGCCCAGCCCAACACGCTTATCGACCCGCTCGTGCTTGCTCTGCCTGGCGCGCTTCCGGTGATGAATCGTCAAGCCGTGGATTTGGCGATGCTTGTCGGGCTTGCGCTGCGGTGTTCGATCGCGACACATAGCCGATGGGATCGCAAGTCGTACACCTATCCCGACCTGCCCAAGGGGTATCAGATCAGCCAGTATCCGCTGCCGCTCTGTTTCGATGGCAGCGTCGATGTCGTGCCCGAGGACGAGCGCGGCGTGTGGGATCTCGAGCGCGGCACGCGCCGCATCGGCATCGAACGCGCACATCTCGAAGAAGACGCGGGCAAACTCCTGCACGAGGCCCCCGGCGGCGGGCGCATTGACTTCTCGATCGTCGATCTCAACCGCGCCGGCACACCTCTGCTCGAGGTTGTTACGCGCCCCGATTTTCGCTCGGCGGACGAAGCCGTCGGGTTTGCGCGACAACTGCGCATGATGTGTCGCTACCTTGGCGTGAGCGAGTGCGTGATGCAGCGCGGGCAGATTCGCTTCGAACCAAACATTAATATGCGATTGACACTCGAAGATGGGCGCATCGTTTCGTCACCGATTGTCGAGGTCAAGAATCTCAACTCGTTTCGTGCGGTGCGCGGAGCGATCGAGCACGAGGCGATCGAGCAGCCACGGCGCTGGCTGGCCGATGGTCGTGAGCATGGACAAGGCACAAAATCGACACGTGGATGGGACGATGCGCGAGGTGTGACTGTGCCTCAGCGCGAGAAGGAAGACGCTCACGATTACCGTTACTTCCCGGACCCCGATCTCGTGCCGGTGGAGGTTGATCGGGAGTGGCAGCTTCGTGTGGCTGCCCGTTTATGCGAAGCGCCGTCCGAGCGGTTTACGCGCTTCGTGCGGTCGTTCGAACTGACACCAAAGGAATCGCTCGCACTGATCGAGGAGCGTCAAACGTGCGAGTACTTCGAGCGGGCGGTCGATGACGCGGTTGAGGCGGGGCTCGACAGGGTGCGCGCAGCTCGAGGCGTGGCGAATCTGGTGCTTCAGGTTGGTGCGCGTCTGGCCAACGATCGATCGGTGCGGCTCGATCAACTTGGCGTAGCAACGTCGCAGGTTGCTGAGATTGTGAAGATGCGAACACAAGGCGAGATCAGTGCTGCCGCGGCAAACACGTTGTTCGAACAGTGTGCCGCGACAGACGCGAGACTCGCGAGTGTGCGCGAGGCTGCCAATACGCAGGGGTTGCTGATTGTGCGCGATGACGCGGCGATGGCTCGCTGGATCGAGGAGGTTCTTGTCGAACAGGCAGCCGCTGTCGATCAGATTCGCGCGGGCAAGACCCAGGCTGTCGGAAGGCTGATCGGCGAAGTCATGAAGCGTTCGAGCGGGCAGGCCGACGCTTCGGAAGTGCGAGCCGCGATTTTCAAGCGCCTCGGGGTGGATGCATGAGCCTGCTTGATCGCTACATCGCACGACAGTTTTTCATCAACGTCATCACGTTGCTGCTGATCCTGTTTTGTTTCATTGTTGCGATCGATGCCTCGATGAATGTGACAAAGTTCAGCAAGGTTGCAGATGTCCTGCTCGAAAGCCGAGGCCAGGGCGATGCCGGCTCGCTTACGCGCCTGGGTACGACGCTGTGGATCATTGCTGATCTCTGGTGGCCTCGCCTGTTGCAACTGTACAACTTTCTGATCGGCATGGTGATGGTTGGTGCCATGGGTTTCACATGCACGCAGTTCGTGCGTCACCGCGAGTTTGTCGCGATGCTTGCTGCGGGACAGAGCCTCATGCGAGTCGCCAGGCCTGTGGTCATTGTCGCACTCTGTTTCACAGTGGTGCAGGCGCTCAATCAGGAACTGGTCATCCCGCGCATCGCGCCTTTGCTGAGCCGCGATCACAAGGCTGCGGGTGCACGCGAAGTGGGCACAACGAGTCTCCCGCTGACACCCGATGGGAGCGGGCGTCTGTTTCAGGCCCGTGCGTTCGATGTCGATCGCGGCGAGCTTCACGATCTGTTCGTGCTCGAGTACAACGCGCAAGGCCAGCCCGAGCGTGCGATCCGGGCAACGCACGCTGTGTGGGATGGTCAGGCGTGGATTCTCGAAAGTGGGACTGTGGAGCCGCGACGCATGCAAGCCCCGCCACAACCGATCGAACGCCTGACGACCGGTCTCAGCCCCGAGCAGATTCGTTTGATGCGTTACGGTGCCTATCGGCATGCGATGAGTTTTCAGCAGGCAGGCAAGTTGCTCGAACGCAAGGACATGCTCGACGAGCGTGCGGCCGGCGACCTTCAGCGTGTCCGCTGGGGGCGGGTGTCGGTCTGGATCTCAAACCTGCTGACGCTTTCGATCGCGTTGCCGTTCTTCCTGACGCGCGAACCCCGAAGCATGATCCAACAATCGCTCAAGTGTGCACCCATCTCGATCTCGGCACTTGTCGGGGGGGTTCTCGGGGCGTCGGCCGCCATCCCCGGTATCCCCCCTGTCCTTGGCGTCTTTGTCCCTGTCATGATTCTGCTCCCCGCTTCCATCGCGGTGATGTCTACCGTACGGACATGATCCTCGCTGGGTCCAGGAGGTCCTATGGCTTCAGTCGTCTTCTACTTTCAGGTCCATCAGCCGCACCGTCTGCGACGGTACTCAATCTTCGATGTCGATCCGTTCTATTTTGACGACAAGGCCAACGGCGAGATCTGCCGCAAAGTAGCCGACAAGTGCTACCGCCCAACGACGAATCTCATACTCGATCTCGTTCGGCGGCACAAGGGCAACTTTCGGGTCAGTTACTCGATCACCGGCACAGTGCTCGATCAGCTCGAACGCTTCGCGCCCGATGTCATCAAGACCTTTCAGGAACTCGCCCGCACAGGCTGCTGCGAGTTTCTCGGCGAGACGTACTTTCACTCGCTCTCGTTTCTCTATTCCTTTCCCGAGTTTCAGAAGCAGGTCGAGATGCACACCGAGCGCATTGAAGCGCTCTTTGGCCAAACGCCTCGCGTTTTTCGCAACACGGAACTGATTTACTCGAATGAGCTCTCGGCCGCGCTGGCAGCCATGCGCGACAAGCACGGCAAGCCCCGCTGGCTCGGGGCGATCTGCGAAGGCACAGACCACCTGCTCGGCTTCCGCTCGCCGAATTATGTGTACGCACCTCCGGGCGGAGATTCGGGCCCAACACTCGGGCCGCGGTCGCGCCCCTTCGGCCTGCTGCTGAAGAACTATCGCCTCAGCGACGATATCGCCTTCCGCTTCAGCAATCGTGGATGGGCAGAGTGGCCCCTGACTGCTGAGAAGTTCGCCAAGTGGGTTCATCAGATCAATGGGAACGGATACCTTTGCAACCTGTTCATGGACTACGAGACCTTTGGTGAGCATCAGTGGGCCGACACAGGCATTTTCCAGTTTCTCGAACACCTCCCGCGCGCCATCTTCGACATCAAGCCCGGCGAGAACCACTTCAATACGCCCAGCGAAGCACTCGAACGCTTCGAACATGTCGGCGTGTACGACGTGCATGACTACATCTCGTGGGCCGACACCGAGCGCGACCTGACCGCCTGGCGTGGCAACGCCATGCAATGGAACGCCCTTGAAGAGACCTATCGCCTCGAACGGGAAGTCAAGTCCGCCTCGGCTCGCGCGCGTGAATCCGGCGATGCCGCTGCGATCGAAAACGCGTCGCACATCGAGAACGACTGGCGCAAACTCACCACCAGCGACCACTTCTACTACATGTGCACGAAATTCTGGGCCGATGGCGATGTGCACAAATACTTCAGTCCGTACGACTCGCCCTACGACGCGTACATCAATTTCATGAACGTGCTCGACAACATGCGCACGCGCATCGCCGAAGCCTGATCATTTCACTGGTTGCTCTTGTGGCGCATCTCCCAGGCTTTCCGAGGTTGCGTTCTCGGGGCCGGTCGAGACGATCCGGATACGCTTGACCCGCGTCGGCTCGGCGTCGAGCACGCTGACGAGCATCGTGCCGTGCGAGAACGACTCGCCAATTTCCGGGATGCGCCCGAGCGTTACCACCACGAAACCGCCGACTGTGTCGTAGTCGTCGTGTTCGGGCAGCTCGAGGCCCAGCGCTTCGAGTTCGTCGTTGGCGTCATCGATATCCATGCGCGCGTCGATCTCCGCCTGTCGCGACGCGAGGTCAACTTCAACGAGCGCTGGGCCGTCGTCTTGAGGCTCGTATTCGTCCTTGATGTCGCCGAAGATCTCTTCGACAATATCTTCAAACGTCACCAGCCCGCTCGTGCCGCCGTATTCATCAGCCACGATCGCGATGTGCACCTTGTTGCTCATCAAGTCCGCCAGCAGATCGCGCAGCGTTTTGGTTTCGGGCACAAACGTGGCAGGACGCAGAATCTCGCGCAGCGTGAAGCGTTCATCATTGTCAGATCCGTTCTCGACGATCCATCGCAGCAGATCCTTGATGTACAACACTCCGACGATGTGGTCGAGATTGTCTTCATACACCGGCACGCGGCTGTGCCCTGCCTTCTTTGCCAGTTGTTTCACAGACTCAAGTTCGTCGGTGTACTGAAGTGCGGTCATCTCGGTGCGAGGGGTCATGATCTGTTCGACGGTGGTCGAGCCGAACTCGACGACCGCTTCGATCATGTCGCGTGCAGATTCGTCGATCTTGCCTTCGCGCTCGCCTTCCTCGACCACGGACATCAGTTCGGCTTCAAGTTCTTCGACACCTGTCTGCCGCTCCTGCCCCGAGAGCCGCCGCACCACTTCCATGATAAACGTGAGCAGTGGCCGCACGGGCAGGAACATCACTCCGCAACCGCGCACCAGCCACGACCACGCGACGATCGAGCGTTCGGCAGCATGCTCTGCAACCGCGAGAGGAATCACGACGCTCACGATCCAGACAGCGAATCCGCCGATGATGATTCCGACGATGCGATCGAGCGTGGTCGGCGCGTCCATCGCGCGCGTCGTCGAGATCCAGAGCACCAGAAACACGACGACTGTCAGATTCAGCACCGCACGGGGAAAAGCCAGTGCCGCGAGGTGATAGTCCTCATCATTCAGAATCAATGCCACACGCCTGACCACGCGCGCCTTTCCCAGGCGCGCCGCTGACTGCTCGACACCTGACCGACTCGCCCGCGAGAGTGCGTACACCAGCGACGAGAACAGCCCGGACAGCGCCAGTGAGGCCAGCGCGATCCACAGGGCAACTTGACCGCTCAAATCGAGTCCCTTTCGATCGAGTCCGCAGTCGTCGACCCGGGCGCATACACCGCGCCTACGCCGATCGCTTCCAGCACTCGGTCTTCCTCTGCGTGCATCGCTCGGGCCGACGCTTCGTCATGATCGTCATACCCAAGACAATGCAACACGCCATGAATCACATACAGCAGGATCTCCTGCGCAGTCTCGTGCCCAAGCACCGCAGCCTGTCGCCTGGCTTCATCGACACACACAAGAATGTCGACATCCAGACCCATGCCAGGTTCGGTCATGTCAAAGGTCAGCACATCGGTCGGCCCGGGTTCATCCAGATAGCGCAGATGGGCCTGGGCCATCGCGGCGTCATCGAGCAGGCGCACGCGAACCTCGCCATACAGCGACATGGCCTTCTCGGCCAGCGAGGCCGACTGCCTGATCCAGTGTGAGGCCTGGTCATCGAGCAACCGATCCGGGTCCAAAAACTCAATGACCCCGGATCGGCACATTCGCTGAGGAGGCTCGTCAGAAGATTCGTCCATGGCTTTCCGTACTACTCCCAAACAAACGGATTGATTCCGCCTGTGTGTACTCTATCGAGTCCCGGGCCAAGAGCCAAGGGCAATCTGGAGGAACATCGGCCTCAAGGGCTAGGGAGGTCAATTCTCGCACGGGGAGTGTCGCTGTCGGGCAATTCCGCCCGGAATCGGACTACGGGCACCCATCGCTGAACATCTGCAGATACCGCAGAATGTCGAAAAAGTCCAGAATCCCATCACCATTGAAGTCGGCTCCAAGATCATGGGCCGAGTACAGCCCGAGCATCACCTCCACATCGAACACGTCGAGCACTCCATCGTCGTTCAGGTCCGGCGGGCATTCCCACGGTGCCGGATGGTACTCAAAGGCTCCCATGTCGATGATCGGGGGTTCTCCGATCCCTGTATCAGGAGTTGCGGGGTCATCGACAAACCTGGGTTGACCAGCGAGGTCAATCGTGATGCCCAACGGAAAGACCAA
Protein-coding sequences here:
- the gatB gene encoding Asp-tRNA(Asn)/Glu-tRNA(Gln) amidotransferase subunit GatB codes for the protein MSMAQQASIMHAELIVGMEIHIELATRTKMFARAGNPAHEDFADAQPNTLIDPLVLALPGALPVMNRQAVDLAMLVGLALRCSIATHSRWDRKSYTYPDLPKGYQISQYPLPLCFDGSVDVVPEDERGVWDLERGTRRIGIERAHLEEDAGKLLHEAPGGGRIDFSIVDLNRAGTPLLEVVTRPDFRSADEAVGFARQLRMMCRYLGVSECVMQRGQIRFEPNINMRLTLEDGRIVSSPIVEVKNLNSFRAVRGAIEHEAIEQPRRWLADGREHGQGTKSTRGWDDARGVTVPQREKEDAHDYRYFPDPDLVPVEVDREWQLRVAARLCEAPSERFTRFVRSFELTPKESLALIEERQTCEYFERAVDDAVEAGLDRVRAARGVANLVLQVGARLANDRSVRLDQLGVATSQVAEIVKMRTQGEISAAAANTLFEQCAATDARLASVREAANTQGLLIVRDDAAMARWIEEVLVEQAAAVDQIRAGKTQAVGRLIGEVMKRSSGQADASEVRAAIFKRLGVDA
- a CDS encoding LptF/LptG family permease, giving the protein MSLLDRYIARQFFINVITLLLILFCFIVAIDASMNVTKFSKVADVLLESRGQGDAGSLTRLGTTLWIIADLWWPRLLQLYNFLIGMVMVGAMGFTCTQFVRHREFVAMLAAGQSLMRVARPVVIVALCFTVVQALNQELVIPRIAPLLSRDHKAAGAREVGTTSLPLTPDGSGRLFQARAFDVDRGELHDLFVLEYNAQGQPERAIRATHAVWDGQAWILESGTVEPRRMQAPPQPIERLTTGLSPEQIRLMRYGAYRHAMSFQQAGKLLERKDMLDERAAGDLQRVRWGRVSVWISNLLTLSIALPFFLTREPRSMIQQSLKCAPISISALVGGVLGASAAIPGIPPVLGVFVPVMILLPASIAVMSTVRT
- a CDS encoding glycoside hydrolase family 57 protein, with the protein product MASVVFYFQVHQPHRLRRYSIFDVDPFYFDDKANGEICRKVADKCYRPTTNLILDLVRRHKGNFRVSYSITGTVLDQLERFAPDVIKTFQELARTGCCEFLGETYFHSLSFLYSFPEFQKQVEMHTERIEALFGQTPRVFRNTELIYSNELSAALAAMRDKHGKPRWLGAICEGTDHLLGFRSPNYVYAPPGGDSGPTLGPRSRPFGLLLKNYRLSDDIAFRFSNRGWAEWPLTAEKFAKWVHQINGNGYLCNLFMDYETFGEHQWADTGIFQFLEHLPRAIFDIKPGENHFNTPSEALERFEHVGVYDVHDYISWADTERDLTAWRGNAMQWNALEETYRLEREVKSASARARESGDAAAIENASHIENDWRKLTTSDHFYYMCTKFWADGDVHKYFSPYDSPYDAYINFMNVLDNMRTRIAEA
- a CDS encoding HlyC/CorC family transporter, which encodes MSGQVALWIALASLALSGLFSSLVYALSRASRSGVEQSAARLGKARVVRRVALILNDEDYHLAALAFPRAVLNLTVVVFLVLWISTTRAMDAPTTLDRIVGIIIGGFAVWIVSVVIPLAVAEHAAERSIVAWSWLVRGCGVMFLPVRPLLTFIMEVVRRLSGQERQTGVEELEAELMSVVEEGEREGKIDESARDMIEAVVEFGSTTVEQIMTPRTEMTALQYTDELESVKQLAKKAGHSRVPVYEDNLDHIVGVLYIKDLLRWIVENGSDNDERFTLREILRPATFVPETKTLRDLLADLMSNKVHIAIVADEYGGTSGLVTFEDIVEEIFGDIKDEYEPQDDGPALVEVDLASRQAEIDARMDIDDANDELEALGLELPEHDDYDTVGGFVVVTLGRIPEIGESFSHGTMLVSVLDAEPTRVKRIRIVSTGPENATSESLGDAPQEQPVK
- the ybeY gene encoding rRNA maturation RNase YbeY → MDESSDEPPQRMCRSGVIEFLDPDRLLDDQASHWIRQSASLAEKAMSLYGEVRVRLLDDAAMAQAHLRYLDEPGPTDVLTFDMTEPGMGLDVDILVCVDEARRQAAVLGHETAQEILLYVIHGVLHCLGYDDHDEASARAMHAEEDRVLEAIGVGAVYAPGSTTADSIERDSI